A genomic region of Denticeps clupeoides chromosome 17, fDenClu1.1, whole genome shotgun sequence contains the following coding sequences:
- the rad52 gene encoding DNA repair protein RAD52 homolog isoform X2, whose amino-acid sequence MRRAYESTTSESGRSEQPRRVVRGREQRGRKTENMSAFNGGCEKSTNMCFGQYQYTAEEYQAVQSALRQKLGPEYISTRMAGGGQKVCYIEGHKVISLANEVFGYNGWSHSISQQNVDFVDLINGKFYVGVSAFVKVQLKDGSFHEDVGYGVSEGLKSKALSLEKARKEAVTDGLKRALKCFGNSLGNCILNKEYLIAINKIPKQAPPPLDPALTKRLDNDPSVEKARYGSLVSSDRQRGLINMGENIPKDHSKAQVESGRHGDGSGARTSFSHSSVTRIEPLQETDAKPINICRSTVDMANLSTSSDSHTDLKQKRKLRQQELQQKFRQEMEAKKMQQGAQYLKTETTESPADRAPIVMQEASKFRNDGGARISHSTPTAMRAMHQEEYLADDPELWDFTLDGIDMLDQAPPKKTGSPRSTTPNSAHKMITRSKTPHRGPCLRAPARPHEPIVPRNQEGYVQYKPQHSAMRAADLTGEHGSPRRQGHLIKKRKLDT is encoded by the exons ATGCGGCGAGCGTATGAAAGTACCACCAGCGAGAGTGGCCGTTCGGAGCAGCCCCGTCGTGTCGTCCGAGGTCGGGAACAGCGTGGCCGTAAGACCGAGAACATGAGCGCTTTTAATGGAGGGTGTGAAAAGTCCACCAACATGTGTTTTGGACAG TATCAGTACACTGCAGAGGAGTACCAGGCGGTCCAAAGTGCCCTGCGTCAGAAACTCGGCCCGGAGTACATCAGCACCAGGATGGCTGGAGGCGGCCAGAAG GTGTGTTACATAGAGGGACACAAAGTTATTAGTCTGGCCAATGAGGTGTTTGGGTACAATGGCTGGTCCCACTCCATCTCCCAGCAAAATGTTG ACTTCGTGGACCTCATCAATGGAAAGTTTTACGTCGGCGTCAGTGCATTTGTTAAAGTTCAGTTGAAG GACGGTTCATTCCATGAAGATGTGGGATATGGAGTGAGCGAGGGACTCAAGTCCAAAGCCCTGTCACTGGAGAAGGCCAGGAAGGAAGCGGTGACTGATGGCCTGAAGAGAGCACTCAA ATGCTTTGGAAATTCCCTCGGAAACTGCATCCTCAATAAGGAGTACCTCATAGCCATCAACAAAATTCCTAAACAG GCCCCACCACCACTAGATCCAGCGTTGACCAAGCGCTTGGACAATGATCCATCCGTGGAGAAGGCCAGGTATGGTAGTTTAGTCTCCAGTGACAGGCAGCGCGGGTTAATCAACATGGGAGAGAACATACCCAAAGACCATTCAAAGGCCCAGGTGGAGTCGGGGCGTCATGGAGACGGCAGTGGAGCCAGGACGTCATTCTCGCACAGTTCCGTGACCCGAATAGAACCCTTGCAAGAAACCGATGCTAAACCCATTAACATATGCCG GTCCACAGTGGACATGGCCAACCTGTCTACCTCTTCAGACTCCCATACTGACCTGAAGCAGAAGAGGAAACTGAGGCAGCAAGAGCTCCAGCAGAAGTTTCGCCAGGAAATGGAGGCCAAGAAGATGCAGCAGGGAGCGCAGTATTTAAAAACTGAGACTACAGAGTCTCCCGCTGACCGAGCCCCCATTGTAATGCAGG AGGCGTCAAAATTCAGAAATGACGGTGGAGCAAGGATTAGCCACAGCACACCCACTGCCATGCGGGCAATGCATCAGGAAGAGTATTTGGCTG ATGACCCAGAGCTGTGGGATTTTACCCTGGATGGTATCGATATGCTGGATCAGGCTCCTCCAAAGAAAACAGGAAGCCCTCGCTCCACAACGCCCAACAGTGCACACAAAATGATAACCCGGAGCAAGACACCGCATCGGGGCCCTTGCCTCCGGGCCCCTGCCCGGCCCCACGAACCTATTGTTCCTCGGAACCAGGAAGGATACGTGCAGTACAAGCCTCAGCACTCAGCAATGCGAGCTGCTGACCTGACAG GCGAACACGGTAGTCCACGCAGACAAGGACATTTAATAAAGAAACGAAAACTTGACACGTGA
- the prr5a gene encoding proline-rich protein 5a, with protein sequence MLDGLQGRRAFVPTARPVSLSFTTLSTLPHCLHMDGNHPIRRTLYRLKLVSSPNLSQLGKSEKASIEESGTGPNATWNSIHNAVIAVFQKKGLADNELYVLNEGVRQLLKTELGSFFTEYLQNQLLTKGMVILRDKIRFYEGQKLLDSLAETWDFFFTDILSMLQAIFHPVQGKEPSVRQLALLHFRNTITLNTKLEEALSRPRARVPPSIIQMLLVLQGVHESKGITEEYIKLETLIQKVVSPYLGTQGLCSHDNSSTDCSCILEKHLQWSWSKQAIVHGTNPVVRSKSYNIPLLTPVAEYDSEVGSLGSVGIRRHSACEVSTCLEQQGYPALATGVDTGSTPKLSLDHELGLRGASVQPGLLTPHFCPHPAGPLHSADSKHCSAELSTALCSPASCSSSPETITAQGLESIDSDQEGIFINFSHCTSDSFEASRQTS encoded by the exons ATGCTGGACGGACTGCAGGGGAGGCGTGCCTTCGTACCCACAGCCAGACCCGTTTCACTCAGCTTCACCACCCTCTCCACTTTACCACATTGTCTGCACATGGATGGGAATCATCCAATCAGAAG GACTCTCTACCGACTGAAGTTGGTGAGTTCCCCTAATCTGAGCCAGCTCGGCAAGAGCGAGAAAGCTTCCATAGAGGAAAGTGGGACAGGTCCGAATGCTACAtggaacag CATACACAATGCAGTGATCGCTGTGTTCCAGAAGAAGGGCTTGGCTGACAATGAACTCTATGTGCTGAATGAGGGTGTAAG ACAACTGTTAAAAACAGAACTTGGCTCATTCTTCACGGAATACCTTCAG AACCAGTTACTGACAAAGGGCATGGTTATTTTAAGGGACAAAATAAGGTTTTATGAGG GTCAAAAACTACTGGATTCTTTGGCTGAGACTTGGGACTTCTTTTTCACTGACATTCTTTCAATGCTTCAAGCCATTTTCCACCCAGTTCAA GGGAAGGAGCCATCTGTGAGGCAGCTGGCACTGCTGCATTTCCGAAATACCATCACTCTTAACACAAAGCTGGAGGAGGCGTTGTCACGGCCGCGTGCCCGTGTGCCACCGTCTATTATTCAGATGTTGCTAGTGCTGCAG GGAGTTCATGAGTCAAAAGGGATTACTGAAGAATACATCAAACTGGAGACCCTGATTCAGAAAGTCGTGTCTCCATACCTGGGCACACAAGGACTGTGCTCCCATGACAACAGCTCCACAGATTGCTCATGTATTCTGG aaAAGCACTTGCAGTGGTCCTGGTCGAAGCAGGCCATTGTGCACGGCACCAACCCCGTTGTACGCTCAAAGAGCTACAATATTCCCTTGCTAACCCCAGTGGCAGAATACGATTCTGAGGTTGGCTCACTGGGCAGTGTGGGCATTCGCCGTCATTCGGCCTGCGAGGTCTCCACCTGCTTGGAGCAGCAAGGCTACCCAGCGCTGGCCACCGGAGTGGATACCGGCTCCACTCCCAAACTCTCCCTAGATCACGAACTCGGCTTGCGAGGCGCTTCCGTCCAGCCTGGGCTTCTCACCCCTCACTTCTGTCCACATCCTGCTGGGCCGCTCCACTCAGCAGACAGTAAGCACTGCTCCGCTGAGCTGAGCACGGCGCTTTGCTCACCCGCTAGCTGCTCATCGAGCCCGGAGACCATCACTGCCCAAGGCCTGGAATCGATTGATTCAGACCAAGAAGGGATATTTATTAACTTCTCCCACTGCACCTCAGATTCTTTTGAGGCAAGTCGGCAGACAAGCTGA
- the rad52 gene encoding DNA repair protein RAD52 homolog isoform X1, producing MRRAYESTTSESGRSEQPRRVVRGREQRGRKTENMSAFNGGCEKSTNMCFGQVRLPNVNVLACVVIVIVIVIVITRYEIKFQYQYTAEEYQAVQSALRQKLGPEYISTRMAGGGQKVCYIEGHKVISLANEVFGYNGWSHSISQQNVDFVDLINGKFYVGVSAFVKVQLKDGSFHEDVGYGVSEGLKSKALSLEKARKEAVTDGLKRALKCFGNSLGNCILNKEYLIAINKIPKQAPPPLDPALTKRLDNDPSVEKARYGSLVSSDRQRGLINMGENIPKDHSKAQVESGRHGDGSGARTSFSHSSVTRIEPLQETDAKPINICRSTVDMANLSTSSDSHTDLKQKRKLRQQELQQKFRQEMEAKKMQQGAQYLKTETTESPADRAPIVMQEASKFRNDGGARISHSTPTAMRAMHQEEYLADDPELWDFTLDGIDMLDQAPPKKTGSPRSTTPNSAHKMITRSKTPHRGPCLRAPARPHEPIVPRNQEGYVQYKPQHSAMRAADLTGEHGSPRRQGHLIKKRKLDT from the exons ATGCGGCGAGCGTATGAAAGTACCACCAGCGAGAGTGGCCGTTCGGAGCAGCCCCGTCGTGTCGTCCGAGGTCGGGAACAGCGTGGCCGTAAGACCGAGAACATGAGCGCTTTTAATGGAGGGTGTGAAAAGTCCACCAACATGTGTTTTGGACAGGTACGTTTACCAAATGTCAACGTTTTGGCGTGCGtcgtcattgtcattgtcattgttattgttattacgcgttatgaaataaaatttcagTATCAGTACACTGCAGAGGAGTACCAGGCGGTCCAAAGTGCCCTGCGTCAGAAACTCGGCCCGGAGTACATCAGCACCAGGATGGCTGGAGGCGGCCAGAAG GTGTGTTACATAGAGGGACACAAAGTTATTAGTCTGGCCAATGAGGTGTTTGGGTACAATGGCTGGTCCCACTCCATCTCCCAGCAAAATGTTG ACTTCGTGGACCTCATCAATGGAAAGTTTTACGTCGGCGTCAGTGCATTTGTTAAAGTTCAGTTGAAG GACGGTTCATTCCATGAAGATGTGGGATATGGAGTGAGCGAGGGACTCAAGTCCAAAGCCCTGTCACTGGAGAAGGCCAGGAAGGAAGCGGTGACTGATGGCCTGAAGAGAGCACTCAA ATGCTTTGGAAATTCCCTCGGAAACTGCATCCTCAATAAGGAGTACCTCATAGCCATCAACAAAATTCCTAAACAG GCCCCACCACCACTAGATCCAGCGTTGACCAAGCGCTTGGACAATGATCCATCCGTGGAGAAGGCCAGGTATGGTAGTTTAGTCTCCAGTGACAGGCAGCGCGGGTTAATCAACATGGGAGAGAACATACCCAAAGACCATTCAAAGGCCCAGGTGGAGTCGGGGCGTCATGGAGACGGCAGTGGAGCCAGGACGTCATTCTCGCACAGTTCCGTGACCCGAATAGAACCCTTGCAAGAAACCGATGCTAAACCCATTAACATATGCCG GTCCACAGTGGACATGGCCAACCTGTCTACCTCTTCAGACTCCCATACTGACCTGAAGCAGAAGAGGAAACTGAGGCAGCAAGAGCTCCAGCAGAAGTTTCGCCAGGAAATGGAGGCCAAGAAGATGCAGCAGGGAGCGCAGTATTTAAAAACTGAGACTACAGAGTCTCCCGCTGACCGAGCCCCCATTGTAATGCAGG AGGCGTCAAAATTCAGAAATGACGGTGGAGCAAGGATTAGCCACAGCACACCCACTGCCATGCGGGCAATGCATCAGGAAGAGTATTTGGCTG ATGACCCAGAGCTGTGGGATTTTACCCTGGATGGTATCGATATGCTGGATCAGGCTCCTCCAAAGAAAACAGGAAGCCCTCGCTCCACAACGCCCAACAGTGCACACAAAATGATAACCCGGAGCAAGACACCGCATCGGGGCCCTTGCCTCCGGGCCCCTGCCCGGCCCCACGAACCTATTGTTCCTCGGAACCAGGAAGGATACGTGCAGTACAAGCCTCAGCACTCAGCAATGCGAGCTGCTGACCTGACAG GCGAACACGGTAGTCCACGCAGACAAGGACATTTAATAAAGAAACGAAAACTTGACACGTGA
- the fbxl14a gene encoding F-box/LRR-repeat protein 14a, protein METHISALFPEILAMIFSYLDIKDKGRVAQVCAAWRDASYHKSVWRGLEAKLHLRRANPSLFPSLQTRGIKKVQILSLRRSLSYVIQGMPNIESLNLSGCYNLTDNGLGHAFVQEIPSLLVLNLSLCKQITDSSLGRIAQFLKNLQFLDLGGCSSITNTGLLLVAWGLHKLKSLNLRSCRHVSDVGIGHLAGMTRSAAEGCLSLENLTLQDCQKLTDLSLKHISKGLNKLKVLNLSFCGGISDAGMIHLSHMNQLWSVNLRSCDNISDSGIMHLATGTLRLYGLDVSFCDKVGDESLAHIAQGLYKLKSLSLCSCHISDDGVNRMVRHMHELKTLNIGQCVRITDRGLELISDHLTQLTGIDLYGCTKITKRGLERITQLPCLKVLNLGLWQMTEGERVR, encoded by the coding sequence ATGGAGACCCACATCTCAGCCCTGTTCCCGGAGATCCTCGCCATGATCTTCAGCTACCTGGACATAAAGGACAAGGGCCGAGTGGCTCAGGTGTGCGCGGCGTGGCGGGACGCGTCGTACCACAAGTCGGTGTGGAGGGGTCTGGAAGCCAAGCTGCATCTGAGGCGAGCGAACCCGTCCCTGTTCCCCAGCCTGCAGACCCGCGGGATCAAGAAGGTGCAAATCCTCAGCCTGAGGCGCAGCCTCAGCTACGTGATCCAGGGGATGCCCAACATAGAGAGCCTTAACCTGAGCGGCTGCTACAACTTGACGGATAATGGGCTGGGCCACGCGTTCGTGCAGGAGATCCCCTCCCTGCTGGTCCTGAATCTCAGCCTCTGCAAGCAGATCACGGACTCCAGCCTGGGACGGATCGCCCAGTTCTTGAAGAATCTCCAGTTCCTGGACCTCGGCGGGTGCAGCAGCATCACGAACACTGGCCTGCTGCTGGTCGCCTGGGGGTTGCACAAGCTGAAGAGTCTCAACCTTCGCAGCTGTAGGCACGTGTCGGACGTGGGCATCGGCCATCTGGCCGGAATGACGCGGAGTGCGGCGGAGGGTTGCCTCAGCTTGGAGAATTTGACCTTGCAGGACTGTCAAAAGCTGACCGACTTGTCACTGAAACACATATCCAAGGGCCTGAACAAGCTGAAAGTCCTGAACCTGAGCTTCTGTGGTGGGATTTCGGACGCCGGCATGATTCACCTGTCACACATGAATCAGCTCTGGAGTGTGAATCTGAGGTCTTGCGACAACATCAGCGACTCTGGCATCATGCACCTGGCCACTGGCACCTTGCGGCTGTACGGACTAGACGTCTCCTTCTGTGACAAGGTCGGGGATGAGAGTTTGGCCCATATCGCCCAGGGTTTGTATAAGCTGAAGTCACTGTCGCTGTGTTCCTGCCACATTAGTGACGACGGGGTCAACAGAATGGTCCGTCACATGCACGAACTGAAGACCCTGAACATTGGCCAGTGCGTCCGGATTACGGACAGAGGACTGGAGCTCATTTCCGACCACCTGACGCAGCTGACCGGAATTGACCTTTACGGATGTACCAAGATCACCAAACGGGGACTAGAGCGGATAACGCAGCTCCCGTGCCTTAAAGTGTTAAACTTGGGACTATGGCAAATGACAGAAGGGGAAAGAGTTAGGTGA